Part of the Oncorhynchus tshawytscha isolate Ot180627B linkage group LG07, Otsh_v2.0, whole genome shotgun sequence genome, CAGATTGCTAGATGTAAAAAAACacttcccacattgattacagctataaggTCGCTCTCCTGTGTGCATTCTCTGGTGCACCTTCAAGGTGTGTGATGTTGAAAAGCTTTTCCCACAAAATGAACAATGGTGaagcttctctcctgtgtgtattctctggtgcacTATCAAGGAGCTTGACacagtaaaactcttcccacattgatcacagccataaggtttctctcctgtgtgtgttctctggtgtgatttcAGGGTTTTTAGCTGAGAAAAACtattcccacattgatcacagccataagatttctctcctgtgtgaattctATGATGTATTTTAAGGTCTACTGTAGAGTTAAAtcttttcccacagtcagagcaccAGTGAGATTTCCCTCCAGTGTGAATTCTCAGGTGTACTTTTAGTGAATTTGATCTTGAGAAATGTTTCCCACAGTCGGAGCAGCAGTAACGTTTCTCTCCTGTGGATCTCTGCTGTTGTTTACTGAGGTGTTCTGATCTAGAGAGACTCTTCTTTGCCtcatcagcttcatgaggttgttgaggctccccagaggatccaagATAGTCCCGTCTCGCTCCTGTATGATCGACAAAGTCAGACAGACGGTTTTAAAGTCCCACAACAGCAGAAATCCACTGTTAATTTATTAtttgttcacctttatttaaccaggtaggcaagttgagaacaagttctcatttacaactgcaacctggccaagataaagcaaagaagtttgacacatacaacaacacagagttacacatggaataaacaaaacatacagtcaacaataaagttgaagaaaatctatatagagtgtgtgcaaatgaggtgagataagggaggtgaggAAATAAATATGCCATGGTagaaaagtaattacaatataccaattagacactggaatgatagatgtgcagaagatgaatgtgcaagtagagatactggggtgcaaaggagcaagaaataaataaatactgtatggggatgaggtagttggatgggctattggcagatgggctatgtacaggtgcagtaatctgtgagctgctattttgtaaaagacatcattgaggatcggtaggatggtcagttttacgagggtatgtttggcagcatgaatgaaggatgctttgttgtgaaataggaagccgattctagatttaattttggataggagatgcttaatgtgagtctggaaggagagttgacagtctaaccagacacctaggtatttgtagttgtccacatattctaagtcagaaccgtcctgagtagtgatgctggatggcgGGGAGGTGCGGGCAGCGactggttgaagagcatgcatttagtttaaaagcagttggaggccaaggaaggagttgtatggcattgaagctcgtctggaggttagttaacttcactagggtagggggcaacattcggaattttggatgaaaagcatgcccaaattaaactgcttgctactcaggccaagaagctaggatatgcatataatagaaaacactctaaagtttccaaaactgttaaaataatgtctgtgagtataacagaactgatatggcaggcgagaACCTGAGGAAAATCCTTCCAGGatgtactattattttgaaaggctgtttttccattgaacgcctatccaccatacaaagacttaggacccagttcacgatctctatggcttcttctacatgtggccagtcgttaggcattgtttcaggcttttactctgaaaaatgagggagatacagcaaTTTCAATGAGTGGACAGTGGAAACTTCCAGCCATGAGCCCAGCGTGTGATCAGGAGCGCACCTTTCTTGTTTCTGCTTTTCGATTGAGAAAcctttgtccggttgaaatattactgATTacttatgacaaaaacaacctgaggattgatttattgattgatttaaacatcgtttgacatgtttctacgaacttttattgtactttaacttgttatggctgcaatccccctatcgggatgagtgtcatcaacaaccgctgaatagcatattatattattattattataaattattataaatatttatattcatgaaatcacaagtgcaatataggaaaacacagcttagccttttgttaatctacctgtcgtgtcagattttgaaattatgctttacagtgaaagcaatccaagcgtttgtgtaagtttatcgatcgcactataaaacattaagtacacttagcatcaggtagcttacctttgatgatcttcggatgttttcactcacgagactcacagttacacaacaaatgttcagtTTGTTCCATGAAGattatttttttatccaaaatacctcagtttgtttgtcgcgttatgttcagaaatctacaggaaagagcggtcacgacaacgcaaacaaattccaaatagtttccataatgtccacaggaacatgtcaaacattttttataatcaatcaggttgtttttaaaatatataatcgataatatatcaaccgcaaatgtctttcacagttaggagagggaaaaacaatagctgtccaaactcttgcgcgagcaaaactcatgtgacaacttgacgcgatgttatcgttctggctcatttttcaaaataaaagcctgaaactatgtctgaagactgttgacaccttgaggaagcaatAGGAAAAGGAAtatggttcatatccctttaaaaggagcaatgggaggctatggaacatggagttttcaaaatagaagcaaCTTCccgttttgattttcctcagggtttcggacaatattttgacagttttggaaactttagagtgctttctatccaatactaataataatatgcaaatattacaATGGGCACATTTTCATCAAAGCTACataatactgcccctgcagccatttgaaataaaaaacaacaacaggtttttggacataaagggGGACATTAtcgaaagaaaaaaaaacatttattgtctaacatggagacctgggagtgccaccagatgaagatcatcaaaggtaagtgattcattttaacgctatttctgacttttgtgacacctctccttggttggaaaatggctgtatggttttctgtgactaggcgctaACCTAACATATTCGCGTGGTGAGCTTTCGCCGTaacgcctttttgaaatcggacactgtggttggatttacaagaagtttatctttaaaattgtgtataatagttgtatgtttgaggaattttaattatgggatttctgttgttttgaatttggcgccctgcaagttcactggctgttggcgaggtgggacgctaccgtcacACGGGTACCAGacaggttaacacagtgtccaaagaagggccagaagtatacagaacggtgtcgtctgcgtagaggtggatcaaagaatcaccagcagcaagagcaacatcattgatgtatagagagaagagtCGGCCTGAAAATTGagccctgtggcacacccatagagactgccagaggtccggacaacaggccctccgatttgacacattgaactctgtcagagaagtagttggtgaaacaggcgaggcagtcatttgagaaaccaaggctgtttactctgccaataagaatgtggtgactgacgaaagtcgaaagccttggtcaggtcgatgaatacggctgcacagtaatctctcttatcgatggcggttatgatatcgtttaggaccttgagcgtgggtGAGGTGCACCCaggaccagctctgaaaccagattgcatagcggagaaggtacggtgggatttgaaatggtcggtaatctgcttggctttcaaagaccttagaaaggcagggtaggatagatataggtctgtagcagtgtgggtctagagtgtctccccctttgaagagggggatgatcgcagcagctttccaatctttgggaatctcaggtgatacgaaagagaggttgaacaggctagtaacaggggttgcaacaattttggcagataattttagaaagagagggtccatatTGTTGAGCCCGCTGAtttataggggtccagattttgcagctctttcataacatctgctatctggatttgggtgaaggagaaatggtgggggctttggcgagctgctgtggagggtgccgggcagttgaccggggtaggggtagccagatggaaagcatggccagccatagaaaaatgcttcctgaaattctcaattatagtgagatttatcggtggtgacagtgttacctaacctcagtgcagtgggcagctgggaggaggtgctcttattctccatggactttagtgtcacacaacttttttgagtttgtacaacgggatgcaaatttctgtttgaaaaagctagccttagctttcctaactgcccgTGTATATTCGTTCCTAACTTccatgaaaagttgcatatcagaCCTACTGTAgaacccataacttcacctaacaataacatagacctaggACTATAAATCATTTAATATTTCAGGTGAAACATGGAAACTAAAATGTCTTTGTCATGACATTTCATAACTTGATCACCAGATAATTGTGTGAGTAACCCCACTAGACtattctgtaatgtgttgtcattcTTTCTGTCCTGAATAAAGGAAAATATCTCTGTGTGTGGTACAACAGCATATATATCAAGGAACAGTTCTCTACACATTATGTGCAAAGTATATCCGTGCCCAAACTGACCAACGGCACCCtactgtaaatcaagcagacaataacACATTATAAAGACCAATTTGTTAGGGATGTTGGATCCAACATGGAGCACAGCATAACTGTCGTTACCAGAGTAATGAATGAAGAAGcactttggttgttgttgcatgtCGTGATGTTTGTCATTTGACTGTCAAAAAAATGTTTGACTGCAAGATCCAGTATTTAAGTTGAAGTTCATAATATGACAAGCTTAACTTTATGACTACAACTACTGTTCCCTGGAGGAGAGACACTAAATGAAACGTCCCAtggcagaccacccagacctGACCCCACAAGATGCGCCAGTTTTAtcaatttattcattgtctttcatttgaaacactcctgtcaatgttgagtaaggacgcacAACtgattacacatacagaagtaggactagtctacctggcctgcgcgcaaatgtaggtctataaatgtgcccatttggggatgtctgatagtatttctgattgtcttaacgcaCAACCACTAATGagttgtggagcttctcaaagtaattttttcttcacctcaaacagcaagtaaacaaagtcttaATGAAATCAATTGCGAATGACAATGTCCAGCTCTCGGTTTTTCTACATCCACTCGGCacgagagtggttacatttcttcagcccccatccctcagctgtttaccaagtctctgggcagccattttgttcTGTTTAAAACCCAGGTTGTCCCTTTAAAAAAGCCACACATGAACCAATCAACCAActtgcagttcaaacaataacaaagctgtaattccaccactgttttggtaataagatgatgatggggctggagaaatgtaactactctcaaattcatagacagagcaatggatgcaaggactggccGACCATgacatcaacattatagttttaaccacgttgaggctatacagtgttgatTTACACTGTTTCTAGACatggaataaaaaaaaaattatttggggttctgaaaaacagttgaactaagctcatgaggcatgtgttatattcttcaagaatcaatggctatatataaataatttaaaagacCAAATATGGATGTAACATTTGCAGATTTCGCCATTAACACCAAACATCAGTTGTATTTATCAGTCTGTatttaagacagtacttactagtATTAACCAGGGACTGGTTTCCCGAAGGCATCATAAGGCTAACTTCATAGTTGGATGCCTTAAGATGCGTCTGGGAAACCGGCCCGAGATATCcagtttcctcctcttcttcctcctcctttttggatgtgacagtcatctccccctcctcctctttcactccaaaaactgcatcctcctcttcttttactgtaacatcctcctcctctttcactctgaacgcgtcttcctcttctttaaCTGTAacatctttctcttcttctttcacggtaAAAGCCTCAatctctacttgtttttgtattgtaacagcctcctcttcctcctcctctttgacgagagcttctttctccgtgcagcagacctcctcttctttatcaggaggagagtagcttagtgagCTCATGGTCgagaatgctagctagctaggctaatgctaaTTTACCCAGCCCGCTAGctgaataataacaacaacaccgtaaatatgaaattaaatcgGACAACTAACTAGACGACAGAAGTGGGTTTAAAACACAGTGACTAATATACACGAAAGCGTCTAAAGAGCGTTATTGGTTCAGCTATTTTGtctagcaagctaccgaggtgtcTGACTAAGTGTTGCTGCTATTGAAAGAagcgttccgtccactagattatacgtcacactaGCGGCATCGCCTTAAAGTCACAGACCGCCCTCTgttgactggagtgggtaacgcagttgaCTAAAATGTTTATTTGATTTTCAGACAAGTTAAAGGGTAGGAATCATTAGTTTTTACACACCAGTGTACAACACAGTGTGGTTAAGGACGTAGTAAGCTATTTGTAGGCACGATCTGGTTACCTGTAAGTACAAACAGTtatgtttttgtgttattacatatttattaaCTTATTTCGGGAAATCTTCCAAACTACCCACAATGCAGTAATTCTCCACGTCATATGGATGATCAACTTTGTGCTACTGAGTTTGTATGCCAGTGTAACGGTGTAATgaagttacatttttaaaaatatatttaacccagttaagaacaaattcgtatttacattgatggcctaccccggccaaaccctaacccagacgatgcagggccaattgtgccctatgcgactcccaatcacagcctggatttgaactagGGTCTGTGGTTACgccactagcactgagatgcagtgccttagaccgctgcgcggATCGTGTGTTTGCATTGCACTCAGTGTAATACACtcagtaataatggtatgggattCTGGGTAATCCACAGCAGATTTATGGAGAATTTGAAAATTGAGTGGTCCTGGGATAGAAATGTATAAAGTTGACATTAGCAACTTATGTTCTAGTAACAACTGTTGTTGGTTTGGCGTCTAATAAGCCTCTCTTTATATGTTATTTGCCGAATCTCAGTTTTCAATGTGGGTTTTATGATAAAGTTCCCTCTTTCAAGTTGGCAGTTAACTGGAAAATGCATCTTCTTTAGGAGTGATATTTTTATCCTGTCGACTACTGATCATTCATCCACACTGTGTGTCTCATCATTGCAGGTAATTTATGACAAATGTATAAAGTACACGTTTTATAAACTCATGAACACCAGCCAGTTGACTTGCCCGGTTTTGTTAGTTTAGGTGTATTATACTTCTTCGCCAACAGAGGGGGATATTGAGTAATTCTTCAGGTTAATTTGATATATTTTGATAGtcctttttgttttgtcaacttTTCTATATGGATGTTattcagttcactggtcacgataacaacactcacccgtagcacgcgtGTTACATTTAATATAGGAGCTACGAGGCATGCGCCGATATCGCTAAGCAGTATACTTCAAAGCAGTATGTCACTTTTATCAGCAGTGATCAATGACGTCTGAAGCTTCATTTCGTCCATCATTCTCTCTTTTATGCAGTCCGGTAGTTGGGCTCCATTAGTCTTCCTCCTCTCAAACAAATGGCATAAGTTTTGTGTTCCTTTGTTTAACGacccctacatttaaaatgtagctgactgtcttctgcaggttgtTCTCTAACCAGTGAGGTGAATTTTCATGTGAATTCcaatttccatgtgtttttttcccTGCCATCATTCTGTATGTCTCTTCTCTTTTGATCTGCAGTTATGTTTTAGTTGGGCTCCAGCTCACTGACCATAACCGTGCTGGTTGGATACGCTGGTTAGGCTAATAGCTAGTTGGCTAAATAGCTAacgttggctggctggctaagaTAACTGCATATAGAAAACATTCTTTGATATATGGTTAGATGGTGTTATGTATTTCCAAAACTGTGGTTTACTTTAATCACTCAAGTCATGACTGAAAACGATTGGTTTAATATGAAGTTATACATTTGAAGTTATTTCTGTTGTAGTTTACatcatagggaataggctggtcCTCCATATTACTTCACACCTGATTTTGGCATTCTTCTGAAATCTGATTAgtttaatgtaataactccaaAAATAGAGGACAAcagaggattggttgatttccaggTTTTAATTAAGTATCATTTTTAAGATGATTGATGAGAAAAgtatctcactgcaccctcaaatgccatgtcttgaaatatgcagacagacagattaaaagtaattttacattgtataattgtacttctgacagccaactttctaactccgcccataactttatgacatcataacatTCCCAAaaggattattgagtcattgttagttttacactgaagacatgactctgccgttgtgctgtagaataTGGTCTCTTGTATAATAAGGGACTATCAATTGTCCCAACATCACAGGCCACAGACTTTGATAAGGAATTCCAACAGTGATTCTGCAGTTTGAgattgacaaaaaaaaatgtaatgggaTTTCTCCATGTTCACCTGCCAATGTAAATCCATTAAATGAGACAATTTACCAGAGAGGAGTTCTTGCTAATGCTCTTCCCATTGAAAACCCGAATGAAAATTAACTTGTGGGCGGTGGTCATGATGATGGCCTATTGGATGACGTCGTCCATCGGGATTCCCCAAAAAAGAAGACACTGGATTGATCACTGGAGTCAtatgtgaaggaggaggttgatcaccaggagtcagatgtgaaggaggaggttgatcatcaggagtcagatgtgaaggaggaggttga contains:
- the LOC112220173 gene encoding zinc finger protein 501-like: MTVTSKKEEEEEEETGYLGPVSQTHLKASNYEVSLMMPSGNQSLVNTRARRDYLGSSGEPQQPHEADEAKKSLSRSEHLSKQQQRSTGEKRYCCSDCGKHFSRSNSLKVHLRIHTGGKSHWCSDCGKRFNSTVDLKIHHRIHTGEKSYGCDQCGNSFSQLKTLKSHQRTHTGEKPYGCDQCGKSFTVSSSLIVHQRIHTGEKLHHCSFCGKSFSTSHTLKVHQRMHTGERPYSCNQCGKCFFTSSNLTKHQRTHTGEKPYSCNQCGKSFVQSGDLKIHQRLHTGEKPYGCDQCGKSFNQSSSLIVHQRTHTGEKPYGCDQCGKSFNQSSSLMVHQRSHTGEKPYSCTQCGKSFVTSGCLITHQRTHTGEKPYTCDQCGKSFTQLNSLIVHLRTHTGEKPYSCSQCGKSFNWLNSLVSHQRTHTGEKPHSCNQCDKRFSDKRYLIKHQKIHR